In Streptococcus oralis, a single window of DNA contains:
- a CDS encoding Cna B-type domain-containing protein, protein MKKKNFKKLLLTVLFPLMLLGVFAKTTQVEAADITNKVVFSDVKILAEDTGNADEIFWHAKGSTYKGVLFNGKFAFPGLAAGDIKEGDYFTIKVPDGLSLKDATLDLIDTSSNKVLGKVVADSVTGVITFTFSKEVEDKQNVKGTFTVASNATTTGTENTVTYNLPGGTQTITFKPYKDEDAVNVEGEIIHKGGWSNGTVNYVAWWMRVNRAAEDLTGKTVIIKDAIDKDGGSLATFIADSFVLKAVTYESTNTSKADLASELETYQVTTDPAAYKADSDHKALLKITNSGFGYELLLPTNTGTKAFHLEYHTTTPADGTKVKNSAGITVDGEARPTWKSWNGTTNTKTVHSTEVLAVKSVGATVSVDLAGKVKIVKYDEGDANVKLKDVEFDIVNKDDKSKKYTIKTDENGVAITPVLSNGTYVVTEVRTKDGYILDKTEREVKMTGEPVILNIPNKRKTVDFTATKKWTKGNAGDYKQVSVGLYVRKESEAETDAKPVTGSYTPTVTENDGVYTYEWKDQLPELDTDGSKLVYSVRELEDGTGIPLAEGATINGASGATYTVKYNTNGKEITNEGPTPVNAQIQAIKKLTGRVMKAGEFEFDLFDDKTGKVVETVTNDVDGNIIFAELTFDKAGTYNYHIVEKKANTTEKGVTYDANPVGVTVTVSADAEGKLSAAVAYENDDKTFENTYAPKKTSAPIEVTKALSGRTLKADEFEFVLKNDADGSEVQKVKNTADGKVTFAPIEYTKAGTYKYTIVETNAGQTIDGVTYDSLEVKVTVEVTDDGEGKLTANVTYPADKEFNNSYGASKIPATLAVKKTLTGRELKADEFEFTLTDQDGNVKETVKNDKDGNVKFSALEFDKAGTFTYKIAEKAGTATGITYDSKTITATVTVADNGKGALEATVTYDDEKAFENTYTPAGATSVTLGAKKVLEGKDLEAGKYSFELKKEDGTVVETVKNAADGTVTFSPISYDESQVGTHKYTISEVAGTETGITYDKTVQEVEVTVVKVSATELKATASKEANDLVFTNKYTPAKTEVPVKKVWKDANNQDGKRPTSITVKLLADGQDTGKTLELTEANGWAGSFTNLDADKGGTPIQYTVVEVTVTGYTSDVTGDAASGFTITNSYSPETVDVKATKNWDDANNQDGKRPTKITINLLADGQKVESKEVQAAADGTWTVEFTKLAKYKDGKEIKYTVTEDAVAEYESTITDFTITNKYAPKAIDYKVTKVWNDANNQDGKRPESVTVQLYKKVGDADPVAVEGKKLTLTARDKTDANTWVASFTNLPQYEAGKEITYSIKEVDVPAGYESSVTGQVVTNTHTPETVVLSGTKVWKDNNNQDGKRADKVKVQILNGDKVVQEIEVSEATGWKFESKALPKYENGKEIKYTVKEVAVKEYTSTVTTDKDGKYTVTNTHAPEKTSVKGHKIWKDEENKDGIRPASITVKLLADGQDTGKTAVASEATGWTYEFTDLDRYKDGQAIEYSVVEVPVEGYSSKVEGFNITNTHTPEKPTPGKPNEPGKPGPKPQLPNTGEKASSAAVVAGLALMAVTGGLYFVSRKNK, encoded by the coding sequence ATGAAAAAGAAAAATTTCAAAAAATTATTATTAACAGTTCTTTTTCCTCTGATGCTCTTGGGGGTGTTTGCTAAAACAACTCAAGTCGAAGCAGCAGACATCACCAATAAAGTTGTCTTTTCAGACGTTAAAATCCTTGCTGAGGATACAGGAAATGCTGATGAAATTTTCTGGCATGCTAAGGGAAGCACTTACAAAGGTGTTTTATTTAATGGGAAGTTTGCTTTTCCTGGCTTAGCTGCCGGAGATATTAAAGAAGGGGATTACTTCACAATCAAAGTTCCAGATGGTTTGTCTCTTAAAGATGCCACTTTGGATTTGATTGATACCTCAAGTAATAAAGTCCTGGGTAAAGTAGTAGCCGACAGCGTAACAGGTGTTATAACTTTTACTTTCAGTAAAGAAGTTGAAGATAAACAAAATGTAAAAGGAACCTTTACCGTTGCGTCAAATGCAACGACGACGGGCACGGAAAACACGGTAACCTATAACCTCCCCGGGGGTACACAAACCATTACCTTTAAACCTTATAAAGATGAAGATGCCGTTAATGTTGAAGGTGAGATTATCCACAAAGGTGGTTGGTCGAACGGTACGGTTAATTATGTAGCGTGGTGGATGCGTGTCAACCGTGCGGCTGAAGATTTAACAGGTAAGACTGTTATTATTAAAGATGCTATTGATAAAGATGGCGGTTCCTTGGCTACCTTCATCGCAGACAGCTTTGTTCTTAAGGCCGTTACTTATGAATCAACGAATACTTCAAAGGCAGACCTAGCTAGTGAGTTGGAAACTTATCAAGTAACAACCGATCCTGCTGCTTATAAGGCTGATTCAGATCACAAAGCTCTTTTGAAGATTACAAACAGTGGTTTTGGTTACGAACTGCTCTTGCCAACCAACACGGGAACAAAGGCTTTCCATCTCGAATATCACACAACTACCCCAGCTGATGGCACAAAAGTTAAAAACTCAGCTGGTATCACTGTAGATGGAGAAGCTCGTCCAACATGGAAATCATGGAATGGTACTACAAACACCAAAACAGTGCACTCAACTGAAGTTTTGGCTGTTAAATCGGTAGGTGCGACAGTTTCGGTTGACCTTGCTGGTAAAGTTAAAATCGTTAAATATGATGAAGGCGATGCTAATGTTAAATTGAAAGATGTTGAATTCGATATTGTCAATAAAGACGACAAATCGAAGAAATACACTATCAAGACAGATGAAAACGGTGTTGCCATCACACCTGTATTGTCAAACGGAACTTACGTTGTTACAGAAGTTCGCACTAAAGACGGATATATTCTAGATAAAACAGAACGTGAAGTTAAGATGACTGGTGAACCTGTTATCTTGAACATTCCGAACAAACGTAAAACAGTTGACTTTACAGCCACTAAAAAATGGACTAAGGGTAACGCAGGAGACTACAAACAAGTAAGTGTAGGTCTTTATGTTCGTAAAGAAAGCGAAGCAGAAACAGACGCTAAACCTGTCACTGGTTCTTATACACCAACTGTAACTGAAAATGATGGTGTCTACACTTATGAGTGGAAAGACCAATTACCGGAACTTGATACAGATGGCAGCAAATTAGTTTACTCTGTTCGTGAGTTGGAAGACGGAACAGGTATCCCACTTGCTGAAGGTGCTACTATTAATGGTGCTAGTGGTGCAACTTATACTGTTAAGTATAACACTAACGGCAAAGAAATCACTAACGAAGGCCCAACGCCAGTAAATGCTCAAATCCAAGCAATTAAAAAATTGACTGGTCGTGTTATGAAAGCTGGTGAGTTTGAATTTGACTTGTTCGATGACAAGACAGGTAAAGTTGTTGAAACAGTAACAAATGATGTGGATGGTAATATCATTTTTGCCGAATTAACATTTGACAAAGCTGGTACATACAACTACCACATTGTTGAGAAAAAAGCGAACACAACTGAAAAAGGTGTTACTTACGATGCCAACCCTGTTGGCGTAACAGTTACTGTATCAGCAGATGCTGAAGGCAAATTATCTGCAGCTGTCGCATACGAAAACGATGATAAGACTTTTGAAAACACATACGCTCCTAAGAAAACGTCAGCTCCTATTGAAGTAACAAAAGCTCTTTCAGGTCGTACCTTGAAAGCTGATGAGTTTGAGTTTGTCTTGAAGAATGACGCAGATGGTTCAGAAGTTCAAAAAGTGAAGAACACTGCTGACGGTAAGGTCACATTTGCACCAATCGAATACACTAAAGCTGGAACATACAAGTACACTATCGTTGAAACAAACGCTGGACAAACTATTGACGGTGTAACATACGATAGTCTCGAAGTTAAAGTCACAGTAGAAGTAACAGACGATGGTGAAGGAAAACTTACTGCTAACGTAACTTATCCAGCTGACAAAGAGTTCAACAACAGCTACGGAGCTTCAAAAATTCCGGCTACTCTTGCAGTTAAGAAAACACTTACTGGTCGTGAGTTGAAAGCTGATGAGTTTGAATTTACTTTGACAGACCAAGATGGTAACGTGAAAGAAACAGTCAAGAATGACAAAGATGGAAACGTTAAGTTCTCAGCCTTGGAATTCGATAAAGCTGGAACTTTCACTTACAAGATTGCTGAAAAAGCTGGAACTGCTACAGGCATCACGTACGACTCGAAAACAATCACAGCTACAGTTACTGTAGCGGACAATGGTAAAGGTGCCCTTGAAGCAACTGTTACTTACGACGATGAAAAAGCATTTGAGAACACTTACACTCCAGCAGGGGCTACAAGTGTAACTCTTGGAGCTAAGAAAGTTCTTGAAGGTAAAGACCTTGAAGCTGGTAAATACAGCTTTGAATTGAAGAAAGAAGACGGAACTGTTGTTGAAACGGTGAAAAACGCTGCTGATGGAACAGTGACATTCTCACCAATCTCATATGATGAGAGCCAAGTGGGAACTCACAAGTATACCATCTCTGAAGTTGCTGGAACTGAAACAGGCATCACTTACGATAAGACAGTTCAAGAAGTTGAAGTAACTGTTGTGAAAGTAAGTGCAACTGAATTGAAAGCAACTGCTTCAAAAGAAGCTAACGATCTTGTATTTACAAACAAATACACTCCAGCGAAAACTGAAGTTCCTGTGAAGAAAGTATGGAAGGACGCAAACAACCAAGACGGTAAACGTCCAACTTCTATCACAGTTAAATTGCTTGCAGATGGTCAAGATACAGGTAAAACACTTGAATTGACTGAAGCAAACGGTTGGGCAGGAAGCTTCACAAATCTTGATGCTGATAAAGGCGGAACACCTATCCAGTACACTGTAGTAGAAGTAACTGTTACTGGTTACACTTCTGACGTTACTGGTGACGCTGCATCAGGATTCACCATCACAAATAGCTATTCTCCAGAAACAGTTGATGTAAAAGCAACTAAGAACTGGGATGACGCAAACAACCAAGACGGTAAACGTCCAACCAAGATTACAATCAATCTTTTAGCAGACGGTCAGAAAGTTGAATCGAAAGAAGTTCAAGCAGCCGCAGACGGAACTTGGACTGTCGAATTCACGAAATTAGCAAAATATAAAGATGGTAAAGAAATCAAATACACTGTAACAGAAGATGCCGTAGCAGAATACGAATCAACGATTACAGACTTTACGATCACAAACAAATATGCTCCTAAAGCAATCGACTACAAGGTAACAAAAGTATGGAACGATGCGAACAACCAAGACGGCAAACGTCCTGAGTCCGTAACGGTTCAACTTTATAAAAAAGTAGGAGATGCAGATCCAGTAGCTGTTGAAGGTAAGAAATTGACCTTGACAGCTAGGGATAAGACAGACGCTAACACTTGGGTAGCATCCTTCACAAATCTTCCACAATACGAAGCTGGTAAAGAAATCACTTACTCTATCAAGGAAGTAGACGTACCGGCTGGTTATGAATCCTCTGTAACTGGTCAGGTCGTGACAAACACTCACACACCAGAAACAGTCGTTCTTTCAGGAACTAAGGTTTGGAAAGATAACAACAACCAAGACGGCAAACGTGCAGATAAAGTGAAAGTTCAAATTCTTAACGGCGACAAAGTTGTTCAAGAAATTGAAGTTTCAGAAGCAACTGGCTGGAAGTTCGAATCAAAAGCACTTCCTAAGTATGAAAATGGTAAAGAAATCAAGTACACTGTCAAAGAAGTAGCTGTGAAAGAATATACCTCAACAGTTACTACGGACAAAGATGGTAAGTACACAGTTACCAATACACATGCTCCAGAGAAAACATCTGTAAAAGGTCATAAGATCTGGAAAGATGAAGAGAACAAAGACGGTATCCGTCCAGCATCTATCACAGTGAAACTTCTTGCCGATGGTCAAGACACTGGTAAGACTGCGGTAGCCTCAGAAGCAACTGGTTGGACTTATGAGTTCACAGACCTTGATCGTTATAAAGACGGTCAAGCAATCGAATACTCTGTAGTAGAAGTTCCAGTTGAAGGTTATTCATCTAAAGTAGAAGGCTTCAATATCACAAATACACACACTCCAGAAAAACCAACACCAGGTAAACCAAATGAACCAGGAAAACCAGGTCCAAAACCTCAACTTCCTAACACTGGTGAAAAAGCATCTAGCGCAGCAGTAGTTGCAGGACTTGCTTTGATGGCAGTGACTGGTGGATTGTACTTTGTAAGCCGTAAAAATAAATAA
- a CDS encoding TetR/AcrR family transcriptional regulator — protein sequence MANKTRELILDAFITLARRNPQRTSFTMTEIAAEAGISRQAIYQKHFNNFEDIIDYIHKETDQQIFNIFNNYCPERDGDPITLLADRVLPLIYEKREVIGALYNSQADPCWKEFLRGTYSEWVLKNINYQLKYNFSKEDIAYIITTMAISFIEVWIRKDNPIPPEEYRETFIQLSKTSLCDYIVS from the coding sequence ATGGCAAACAAAACTAGAGAGTTAATCTTAGATGCTTTTATCACTCTTGCAAGGAGAAACCCTCAGCGAACTTCTTTTACCATGACTGAGATTGCTGCAGAAGCTGGTATTTCCCGCCAAGCGATTTATCAAAAGCACTTTAATAACTTTGAAGATATTATCGATTATATCCACAAGGAGACCGATCAACAAATCTTCAATATTTTTAACAACTACTGTCCTGAAAGAGATGGCGATCCCATCACTCTCTTAGCGGACCGCGTTCTTCCTCTCATCTATGAAAAGCGAGAAGTCATCGGTGCCTTGTACAATTCTCAAGCCGACCCATGTTGGAAGGAGTTTCTGCGTGGGACATACTCGGAGTGGGTACTAAAAAATATTAATTACCAACTGAAATATAATTTTAGTAAAGAGGACATCGCTTATATCATTACGACCATGGCAATCTCTTTCATTGAAGTCTGGATTCGTAAAGATAATCCAATCCCCCCTGAAGAGTATAGAGAGACTTTCATTCAATTGTCTAAGACTTCTCTCTGTGACTATATTGTGTCCTAA
- a CDS encoding YdbC family protein: MAEFTFEIEEHLLTLSENDKGWTKELNRVSFNGAPAKFDIRSWSPDHTKMGKGITLSNEEFQVMVDAFKGGQ; the protein is encoded by the coding sequence ATGGCAGAATTTACATTTGAGATCGAAGAACACTTACTGACCTTGTCTGAAAATGACAAAGGATGGACTAAAGAACTAAATCGCGTTAGCTTTAATGGAGCACCAGCAAAGTTTGATATTCGTTCTTGGAGTCCTGACCATACCAAAATGGGCAAAGGAATCACGCTTTCCAATGAAGAATTTCAGGTAATGGTCGATGCCTTTAAAGGGGGACAATAA
- a CDS encoding ATP cone domain-containing protein: protein MQVIKRNGEIAEFDPDKIYQAVLKAAQTVYVLTDDLRQNLAQVTKKVVLDLEEAKVERATISMIQSMVEHRLLGAGYITIAEHYISYRLQRDLERSGYGDHIAVHLHFEQIR, encoded by the coding sequence ATGCAAGTAATCAAACGTAATGGAGAAATTGCTGAATTTGATCCAGATAAAATTTACCAAGCTGTCCTAAAAGCAGCTCAAACAGTTTATGTTTTGACCGATGACTTACGTCAAAACTTAGCTCAAGTTACTAAAAAAGTCGTTTTGGACTTGGAAGAAGCAAAAGTAGAACGTGCGACTATCAGCATGATCCAGTCAATGGTTGAGCACCGCTTGCTTGGAGCTGGCTACATTACAATCGCAGAACATTATATCTCTTATCGCTTGCAACGCGATTTGGAGAGAAGTGGTTATGGCGACCATATCGCTGTTCATCTTCATTTTGAACAAATCCGTTAA
- the trmD gene encoding tRNA (guanosine(37)-N1)-methyltransferase TrmD, which produces MKIDILTLFPEMFSPLEHSIVGKAREKGLLDIQYHNFREYAEKARHVDDEPYGGGQGMLLRAQPIFDAFDAIEKKNPRVILLDPAGKQFDQAYAEDLAQEEELIFICGHYEGYDERIKTLVTDEISLGDYVLTGGELAAMTMIDATVRLIPEVIGKESSHQDDSFSSGLLEYPQYTRPYDYRGMVVPDVLMSGHHEKIRQWRLYESLKKTYERRPDLLENYQLTAEEEKMLAEIKENKE; this is translated from the coding sequence ATGAAGATTGATATTTTAACCCTCTTTCCGGAGATGTTTTCTCCGCTGGAGCACTCGATTGTTGGGAAGGCTCGAGAAAAAGGGCTCTTGGATATCCAGTATCATAATTTCAGAGAATATGCTGAAAAGGCCCGTCATGTTGACGATGAACCTTACGGAGGCGGTCAGGGGATGTTGCTAAGGGCTCAACCCATTTTCGATGCCTTTGATGCTATTGAAAAGAAAAATCCCCGTGTCATTCTTCTTGATCCTGCTGGAAAACAGTTCGATCAAGCCTACGCTGAGGATTTGGCTCAGGAAGAGGAACTGATCTTTATCTGTGGTCACTATGAAGGGTATGACGAGCGTATCAAAACCTTGGTAACCGATGAAATTTCTCTAGGAGATTATGTTTTGACTGGTGGTGAATTGGCAGCCATGACTATGATTGATGCGACCGTGCGCTTGATTCCAGAAGTGATTGGTAAGGAGTCTAGTCACCAGGATGATAGCTTCTCTTCGGGACTTCTCGAATATCCTCAGTATACTCGCCCTTATGACTATCGAGGCATGGTCGTGCCAGATGTGCTCATGAGTGGGCACCATGAAAAGATTCGCCAGTGGCGACTGTATGAGAGTCTAAAGAAAACCTACGAGCGCAGACCTGACCTGCTAGAAAACTATCAACTAACAGCAGAGGAAGAAAAGATGCTGGCTGAAATCAAAGAAAACAAAGAATAA
- the rimM gene encoding ribosome maturation factor RimM (Essential for efficient processing of 16S rRNA), with the protein MNYFNVGKIVNTQGLQGEMRVLSVTDFAEERFKKGAELALFDEKDQFVQTVTIASHRKHKNFDIIKFKDMYHINAIEKYKGYSLKVAEEDLNDLDDGEFYYHEIIGLDVYEGDNLVGTIKEILQPGANDVWVVKRKGKRDLLLPYIPPVVLNVDIPNMRVQVEILEGLDDED; encoded by the coding sequence ATGAACTACTTTAATGTTGGAAAAATCGTTAATACGCAGGGTTTACAGGGTGAGATGCGAGTCTTGTCTGTGACGGATTTTGCTGAGGAACGGTTTAAAAAAGGGGCAGAGCTGGCTTTATTTGATGAAAAAGATCAGTTTGTCCAAACAGTGACCATCGCAAGTCATCGTAAGCATAAGAACTTTGACATTATCAAATTCAAAGACATGTACCATATCAATGCGATTGAAAAGTACAAGGGCTATAGTCTCAAGGTCGCTGAGGAAGATTTGAACGATTTAGATGATGGTGAATTCTACTATCACGAGATTATCGGTTTGGATGTTTACGAGGGAGATAACTTGGTTGGAACCATCAAGGAAATTCTGCAACCAGGCGCCAATGATGTCTGGGTGGTCAAGCGAAAAGGCAAGCGAGATTTGCTTTTACCTTACATTCCGCCAGTAGTTCTCAATGTTGATATTCCAAACATGCGGGTTCAAGTGGAAATCTTAGAAGGGTTAGATGATGAAGATTGA
- a CDS encoding MazG nucleotide pyrophosphohydrolase domain-containing protein, which yields MKDLTFRQLQAYLLEHYQQSRTEEGLFIKLVEEVGEVAEVLNGRSGRKEGVQDSNEELAKELADIIHYTVAIAAINDIDLTKTIFDKDKKSAIKYQHERDLEGFLKRKES from the coding sequence ATGAAGGATTTAACCTTTAGACAATTACAAGCTTACTTACTCGAACATTACCAACAGTCTCGAACTGAGGAAGGCCTCTTTATCAAACTAGTGGAGGAAGTCGGAGAAGTAGCTGAGGTCTTGAATGGGCGCTCTGGTCGAAAAGAGGGCGTTCAGGACTCAAACGAGGAACTAGCCAAAGAACTGGCAGATATCATTCACTATACGGTTGCAATTGCGGCCATCAACGATATTGACCTAACCAAAACCATCTTTGACAAAGATAAGAAGTCTGCCATTAAGTATCAGCATGAAAGAGATTTGGAAGGATTTTTGAAGAGAAAGGAGAGTTGA
- the kphA gene encoding RNA-binding protein KphA, translating into MDTIENLIIAIVKPLISHPDALTIKIEDTPEFLEYHLDLDQSDVGRVIGRKGRTISAIRTIVYSVPTEDKKVRIVIDEK; encoded by the coding sequence ATGGATACGATTGAAAATCTCATTATTGCGATTGTGAAACCTTTGATTTCACACCCTGATGCCTTAACTATCAAGATCGAAGACACGCCAGAGTTTTTGGAGTATCACTTGGATCTTGACCAAAGCGATGTCGGTCGTGTTATCGGTCGTAAGGGTCGCACTATCTCAGCGATAAGAACGATTGTCTACTCTGTCCCAACTGAAGACAAGAAAGTAAGAATCGTTATCGATGAAAAATAA
- the rpsP gene encoding 30S ribosomal protein S16 — MAVKIRLTRMGSKKKPFYRINVADSRSPRDGRFIETVGTYNPLVAENQVTLKEDRVLAWLADGAQPSDTVRNILSKEGVLKKFHDSKFSK, encoded by the coding sequence ATGGCAGTTAAAATCCGTTTGACTCGTATGGGTTCTAAGAAAAAACCTTTCTACCGTATCAACGTAGCAGACTCACGTTCACCACGTGACGGACGTTTCATCGAAACAGTTGGGACTTACAACCCACTTGTTGCTGAAAACCAAGTAACTTTGAAAGAAGACCGCGTTCTTGCATGGTTGGCTGATGGAGCTCAACCTTCAGATACAGTTCGCAACATCCTTTCAAAAGAAGGCGTATTGAAAAAATTCCACGATTCTAAATTCTCAAAATAA
- a CDS encoding peptidylprolyl isomerase, whose amino-acid sequence MKKLATLLLLSTVALVGCTSIQRGLRGDEYVDSSISAEESSKAAAQAAKDLNDALTNDNANFPQLSKEVAEDEAEVILHTNQGDIRIKLFPKLAPLAVENFLTHAKEGYYNGITFHRVIDGFMVQTGDPKGDGTGGQSIWHDKDKTKDKGTGFKNEISPYLYNIRGALAMANTGQPNTNGSQFFINQNSTDISAKLPTSKYPKKIIEAYKEGGNPSLDGKHPVFGQVIDGMDIVDKIAKAEKDEKDKPTSAITIDSIEVVKDYDFSKK is encoded by the coding sequence ATGAAAAAACTAGCAACCCTTCTTTTACTATCAACTGTAGCCCTTGTTGGATGTACTAGTATCCAACGTGGTCTCCGTGGTGATGAATATGTCGACTCTAGTATCTCTGCTGAAGAAAGCTCAAAAGCAGCTGCTCAGGCTGCCAAAGATTTGAATGACGCTTTGACAAATGACAATGCCAACTTCCCTCAACTTTCTAAGGAAGTTGCTGAAGACGAAGCTGAGGTCATTTTACACACAAATCAAGGCGATATCCGCATCAAACTCTTTCCAAAACTAGCACCTCTTGCGGTTGAAAACTTCCTTACTCACGCTAAGGAAGGCTACTATAACGGCATCACCTTCCACCGTGTCATCGATGGCTTTATGGTTCAAACTGGAGATCCTAAGGGAGATGGTACAGGAGGCCAATCTATCTGGCATGATAAGGATAAAACGAAGGACAAGGGAACTGGTTTCAAAAATGAAATCTCTCCTTACCTATACAATATCCGAGGAGCCCTTGCTATGGCTAACACTGGTCAACCAAACACCAACGGTAGCCAGTTCTTCATCAACCAAAATTCAACAGATATTTCAGCTAAACTCCCTACAAGCAAGTATCCAAAGAAAATCATCGAAGCCTATAAAGAAGGTGGAAATCCAAGTCTAGACGGCAAACACCCTGTCTTTGGTCAAGTCATCGATGGCATGGATATTGTTGACAAAATTGCCAAGGCTGAAAAAGATGAGAAAGACAAACCAACGTCTGCTATCACCATTGATAGTATCGAAGTGGTAAAAGACTACGATTTCAGCAAAAAATAA
- a CDS encoding zinc-ribbon domain-containing protein → MILFWGSKGYQKDLGHTQTAIECGHCNNVDTWEIVETGRKFTLYWIPLFPYGKSYFVSCPICHYGKEIEKSEVENYLNY, encoded by the coding sequence ATGATTTTATTTTGGGGTTCTAAAGGTTATCAGAAAGATTTGGGACATACGCAAACAGCGATCGAATGTGGTCACTGTAACAATGTCGACACATGGGAGATCGTAGAAACTGGACGCAAATTTACCCTCTACTGGATTCCACTTTTTCCTTATGGTAAAAGTTACTTCGTTTCTTGTCCGATTTGCCACTACGGTAAAGAAATTGAGAAATCTGAAGTTGAAAACTATTTAAATTACTAG
- a CDS encoding ABC-F family ATP-binding cassette domain-containing protein has product MSILEVKNLSHGFGDRAIFEDVSFRLLKGEHIGLVGANGEGKSTFMSIVTGKMLPDEGKVEWSKYVTAGYLDQHAVLKEGQTVRDVLRTAFDELFKAEARINDLYMEMAEDGADIDALMEEVGELQDRLESRDFYTLDAKIDEVARALGVMDYGMDTDVTALSGGQRTKVLLAKLLLEKPDILLLDEPTNYLDAEHIDWLKRYLQNYENAFVLISHDIPFLNDVINIVYHVENQQLTRYSGDYYQFQEVYAMKKSQLEAAYERQQKEIADLKDFVARNKARVATRNMAMSRQKKLDKMDIIELQSEKPKPSFDFKTARTPGRFIFQAKDLQIGYDRPLTKPLNLTFERNQKVAIIGANGIGKTTLLKSLLGIIPPIAGVVERGDYLELGYFEQEVEGGNRQTPLEAVWNAFPALNQAEVRAALARCGLTTKHIESQIQVLSGGEQAKVRFCLLMNRENNVLVLDEPTNHLDVDAKDELKRALKEYKGSILMVCHEPDFYEGWMDQIWDFNKLT; this is encoded by the coding sequence ATGAGTATTTTAGAAGTTAAAAATTTAAGTCACGGTTTTGGTGACCGTGCAATTTTTGAAGATGTGTCCTTCCGTCTCCTCAAGGGAGAACATATCGGTCTAGTCGGCGCCAATGGTGAAGGGAAATCAACCTTTATGAGCATCGTGACTGGTAAGATGTTACCAGATGAAGGGAAGGTGGAGTGGTCCAAATATGTGACTGCTGGCTATCTGGATCAGCACGCTGTACTAAAGGAAGGTCAAACCGTGCGTGATGTCTTGCGTACAGCCTTTGATGAGCTATTTAAAGCAGAAGCTCGTATCAATGACCTCTATATGGAAATGGCTGAAGACGGAGCGGATATCGACGCGCTCATGGAAGAAGTTGGCGAACTACAAGACCGTTTGGAGAGTCGTGACTTCTATACTTTGGATGCTAAGATTGATGAAGTAGCGCGTGCTCTGGGTGTCATGGACTATGGCATGGATACAGATGTAACAGCCTTATCAGGTGGACAAAGAACCAAGGTGCTTTTGGCTAAACTCCTCCTTGAAAAACCAGATATTTTGTTGCTTGACGAGCCAACCAACTACTTGGATGCTGAACACATTGACTGGCTCAAGCGTTATCTCCAAAACTATGAGAATGCCTTTGTCCTTATTTCTCACGATATTCCTTTCCTCAACGACGTAATCAATATCGTCTACCATGTGGAAAATCAACAGCTGACGCGTTACTCTGGTGACTATTACCAGTTCCAAGAAGTCTATGCTATGAAGAAATCTCAACTGGAGGCAGCCTACGAACGCCAACAGAAAGAGATTGCAGACCTCAAGGATTTCGTGGCTCGAAACAAAGCGCGTGTTGCAACGCGTAATATGGCCATGTCCCGTCAAAAGAAACTCGACAAGATGGATATTATCGAACTGCAAAGTGAGAAGCCAAAACCATCCTTTGATTTCAAAACAGCTCGTACGCCAGGGCGTTTTATCTTCCAAGCCAAGGACTTGCAGATTGGTTATGACCGTCCTCTGACTAAGCCTTTAAACCTCACCTTTGAACGCAATCAAAAGGTTGCTATTATCGGGGCAAATGGTATCGGGAAAACAACCCTCTTGAAGTCTCTCTTGGGCATTATTCCGCCAATCGCTGGGGTAGTTGAACGCGGTGATTACCTAGAACTTGGTTACTTTGAGCAAGAAGTAGAAGGTGGCAATCGTCAAACCCCTCTTGAAGCTGTCTGGAATGCCTTTCCTGCACTCAATCAGGCAGAAGTTCGTGCGGCCCTTGCTCGTTGTGGTTTGACAACCAAGCACATCGAAAGTCAAATTCAAGTCTTGTCAGGTGGGGAACAGGCCAAGGTGCGTTTCTGTCTCTTGATGAACCGTGAAAATAACGTCTTAGTGCTGGACGAGCCGACCAACCACTTGGATGTAGATGCCAAGGATGAACTCAAACGGGCGCTTAAAGAATACAAAGGAAGTATTCTAATGGTTTGCCACGAACCAGACTTTTATGAAGGCTGGATGGACCAAATCTGGGACTTTAACAAGCTAACTTAA